One segment of Plasmodium gaboni strain SY75 chromosome 3, whole genome shotgun sequence DNA contains the following:
- a CDS encoding putative cleavage and polyadenylation specificity factor has translation MNYYHQTKIIIQVLGAGQTVGRSCVIVELENRKVMFDCGCHLGYKDERKYPNFNLLIRGPDKIDQCQKEDYIDDENEDNVDDENEDNINEENINNINDEYINKINDEIVNNINDENVNNINDENVNNINDEHINDKYKYKDKDSSGPKKNNRDIEKVEENVDEPNFYDNSNTEVNISIVNSSITDKENLINNLKRINEIIDCVIISHFHMDHIGALPFFTEILKYRGIILMSYPTKALSPILLLDSCRVTDMKWEKKNFERQIKMLNEKSDELLNYNINCIKKDPWNINEDNIYNCIDKVIGLQINETFELGDMSITPYYAGHVLGACIFKIQVRNFSVIYTGDYNTIPDKHLGSANIPSLNPEIFISESTYATYVRPTRKASELELCNLVHECVHKGGKVLIPVFAIGRAQELSILLDDYWKKMKINYPIYFGCGLTENANKYYKIYSSWINSSCMSNEKENLFDFVNISPFLNNYLNEKRPMVLFATPGMLHTGLSLKAFKAWAGNPQNLIVLPGYCVQGTVGHKLIMGEKQISLDGTTYIKVLCKIIYLSFSAHADSNGIQQLIKHVSPKNVIFVHGEKNGMQKLAKYISNKHMINSMCPSLGQHCHFDFIKHNINYIYMHKNIHKQILQLKKKIMKYKHNNTHINTTDTQETALYVNENKKKKKKKRKKEYTYVNKKINVPFNAYMFYIPLTHKPYIFLFSKKTLIQYLKRKHIPIIIEHKEEIINSDHLFIYKNEKISNYHKTHNKLNKILKNDKQKNSNPINEHKIKVRNKIIQKKINIQTKYENFENYKNKCFNKYFNHSYVPLKDDNISNNLPKQQRSNVIDHPYTDEQFIGENQNEHIITNMNDLINKNNSNCYHTNQNIDSLSNITIQSPKSDDDDISPISNNDNEESDMSQKKKEPLIKNNTINSDDKSKNQNINEHQINNNNDNNTYEQNILENDSSSNDEQKPFNFVHKKDKVNLPLLNLRFKEIITIAYQTFYNFVLTFFQEIVNTENKDKIDFLGKRVLIKNVKYNDNYFFYLSFHSLRAIHDGQNKLIMQWSYVDDYPNSVIHKFIQCIHKYNQME, from the coding sequence atgaattattaCCACCAAACGAAGATTATTATACAAGTACTGGGCGCAGGGCAAACCGTGGGGAGGTCTTGTGTTATCGTCGAGCTAGAAAATAGAAAAGTCATGTTTGACTGTGGTTGCCATTTGGGTTATAAGGATGAAAGAAAATATCCgaattttaatttattgATAAGGGGCCCAGATAAAATTGATCAGTGTCAAAAAGAAGATTATATagatgatgaaaatgaagataatgtagatgatgaaaatgaagataatataaacgaggaaaatataaataatataaatgatgaatatataaataaaataaatgatgaaattgtaaataatataaatgatgagaatgtaaataatataaatgatgaaaatgtaaataatataaatgatgaacatataaatgataaatataaatataaagataaagaTAGTTCGGGTcctaaaaaaaataataggGATATTGAAAAAGTTGAAGAAAATGTAGATGAACCAAACTTTTATGATAATTCCAATACAGAAGTAAATATAAGTATAGTAAATAGTAGTATAACAGATAAAGAGAActtaataaataatttaaaaagaataaatgaaataattGATTGTGTGATTATAAGTCATTTTCATATGGATCATATAGGTGCATTACCATTTTTTAcagaaatattaaaatatcGAGGAATAATACTTATGAGTTATCCTACTAAAGCTTTAAGTCCGATCTTATTATTAGATAGTTGTCGTGTAACTGATATGAAATGggagaaaaaaaattttgaaagacaaataaaaatgttgaATGAAAAATCGgatgaattattaaattacaatattaattgtataaaaaaagatccatggaatataaatgaagataatatatataattgtattGATAAAGTAATTGGATTACAGATAAATGAAACATTTGAATTAGGTGATATGTCAATAACTCCATATTATGCAGGACATGTATTAGGAGcatgtatatttaaaattcAAGTAAGAAATTTTAGTGTGATATATACAGGTGATTATAATACTATACCAGATAAACATTTAGGTAGTGCTAATATACCATCATTAAATCctgaaatatttatatctgAATCAACATATGCAACTTATGTAAGACCAACTAGAAAAGCATCAGAATTAGAATTATGTAATCTAGTTCATGAATGTGTACATAAAGGAGGAAAAGTTCTTATTCCTGTTTTTGCTATAGGAAGAGCACAAGAATTATCTATTTTATTAGATGATTATTggaagaaaatgaaaataaattatccTATATATTTTGGTTGTGGATTAACAGAAAATgcaaataaatattataaaatatactCTTCATGGATTAATAGTAGTTGTATGTCcaatgaaaaagaaaatcTGTTTgattttgtaaatatatctccatttttaaataattatttaaatgaaaaaagaCCTATGGTTTTATTTGCAACACCTGGAATGTTACATACCGGACTTTCTCTTAAAGCATTTAAAGCATGGGCAGGAAATCCACAAAATCTAATTGTTTTACCAGGTTATTGTGTACAAGGTACTGTTGGTCATAAATTAATTATGGGAGAAAAACAAATATCTTTAGATGGAActacatatattaaagtcttatgtaaaattatttatttatcattttctgCACATGCTGATTCTAATGGTATACAACAACTTATTAAACATGTCTCTCcaaaaaatgttatatttgTTCATGGTGAAAAAAACGGTATGCAAAAACTAgcaaaatatatttcaaataaaCACATGATTAATTCTATGTGCCCATCTTTAGGACAACACTGTCATTTTgattttataaaacataatattaattatatatatatgcataaaaatatacataaacaaatattacaacttaaaaaaaaaatcatgAAATATAAACACAATAATACACACATAAACACTACGGACACACAAGAAACAGCTCTTTATGTTAAtgaaaataagaaaaaaaaaaaaaaaaaaagaaaaaaagaatatacatatgtaaacaaaaaaattaatgtTCCATTTAATGcatatatgttttatatacCACTAACTCATAAACcttatatattccttttttcaaaaaaaactttaatacaatatttaaaaagaaaacataTACCAATCATAATTGAAcataaagaagaaataattaattcagatcatttatttatatataaaaatgaaaaaataagcaattatcataaaacacataataaattaaacAAAATTCTTAAAAACGATAAACAGAAAAATTCTAATCCTATCAATGAACACAAAATTAAAGTTcgtaataaaataattcaaaaaaaaataaatatacaaacaaaatatgaaaattttgaaaattataaaaataaatgttttaataaatatttcaatCATTCATATGTGCCACTAAAGgatgataatatatcaaataatcTACCTAAACAACAACGGTCAAATGTAATCGATCATCCATATACAGATGAACAGTTTATAGGAGAAAACCAAAATGAACATATCATAACTAATATGAatgatttaataaataaaaataattcaaattGTTATCACACTAATCAAAATATAGATTCTTTATCTAACATAACAATTCAATCTCCAAAAAGTGACGATGATGATATTAGCCCCATTAGTAATAATGACAATGAAGAAAGTGATATgtcacaaaaaaaaaaagaacctttaataaaaaacaataCCATTAATAGTGATGACAAATCTAAGAACCAAAATATAAACGAAcatcaaataaataataataatgataataatacctatgaacaaaatatacTTGAGAATGATAGCTCATCCAATGATGAACAAAAAccttttaattttgttcataaaaaagataaagTTAATCTACCATTACTTAATCTAAGatttaaagaaattattaCCATTGCTTATCAaactttttataattttgttcTTACATTTTTTCAAGAAATTGTTAATAcagaaaataaagataaaatagATTTTCTAGGTAAAAGAGTTCtaattaaaaatgttaaatataacgataattattttttttatttatccTTCCATTCTTTAAGAGCTATACATGATGGACAAAATAAGTTGATCATGCAGTGGTCCTATGTTGATGACTACCCAAATTCAGTTATTCACAAATTTATACAATgtatacataaatataatcaaatggaataa